Proteins encoded within one genomic window of Phototrophicus methaneseepsis:
- a CDS encoding helix-turn-helix domain-containing protein — MALKLGISASTVSRLNNGADCDIKSLCQICVSLEASPAEFFTKRVWTLEEES, encoded by the coding sequence ATGGCCTTAAAGCTTGGCATCAGTGCAAGCACTGTTAGTCGCTTAAACAATGGGGCTGATTGTGACATTAAGTCACTTTGCCAAATATGTGTATCGCTTGAGGCTTCGCCCGCAGAATTCTTCACAAAACGGGTTTGGACATTGGAGGAGGAATCATGA
- a CDS encoding ParA family protein, which yields MIVITLLNEKGGVGKTTWADHIARALAARGKRVLLIDLDPQGHATLRTGLKWDSGIYDLLVREESWEYALEPIQPEKFSIPRERLSRGKLWVLPSNRETRFVGLAGLNTFILAKRLKELEGQIDLVVIDSSPTPSPLHALAYMATDYIVYPTECAFLSMSGLGQSLLARQLADKNKEDELKRSDWPIEKISHISVAGILPTKFKANTIEHTENLDKLHQQFGDFVWPEIRNRVIWDTSSSYCLPVFNLEPRSKAAAEVWEVADRVEEVLNA from the coding sequence ATGATTGTTATCACTTTATTGAATGAGAAGGGCGGGGTCGGTAAGACGACATGGGCTGACCATATTGCGCGCGCGCTTGCAGCACGAGGTAAGCGCGTCTTGTTGATTGACCTGGACCCGCAAGGGCACGCTACGCTGCGTACTGGTTTGAAATGGGACTCTGGGATTTATGACCTCCTGGTGCGAGAAGAAAGCTGGGAGTACGCGTTGGAGCCGATTCAGCCGGAGAAGTTCAGCATCCCCAGGGAACGGCTGAGCCGAGGCAAGTTGTGGGTATTGCCGTCCAACCGTGAGACGCGGTTTGTCGGGTTGGCAGGTTTGAACACCTTCATCCTGGCGAAGCGATTGAAGGAACTTGAGGGCCAGATTGACCTGGTTGTTATTGATTCTTCCCCTACGCCTTCGCCGCTGCATGCGCTGGCTTACATGGCAACGGATTACATCGTCTACCCGACGGAGTGCGCCTTCTTGAGTATGTCGGGGTTGGGGCAAAGCCTGCTCGCACGACAGCTCGCCGATAAGAACAAAGAAGATGAACTGAAACGGTCTGATTGGCCGATTGAAAAGATCAGTCATATCAGCGTGGCTGGCATCCTGCCCACGAAGTTCAAGGCGAACACGATTGAACATACGGAAAACCTGGACAAGCTCCATCAGCAGTTCGGTGACTTCGTGTGGCCGGAGATACGTAACCGCGTCATCTGGGACACAAGCAGCTCGTACTGCTTGCCTGTCTTCAATTTAGAACCACGTAGTAAGGCCGCTGCCGAAGTGTGGGAAGTGGCCGACAGAGTAGAGGAGGTGCTGAATGCCTAA